The Bombus pascuorum chromosome 9, iyBomPasc1.1, whole genome shotgun sequence genome has a window encoding:
- the LOC132910663 gene encoding ATP-dependent RNA helicase vasa, translating into MEYEWSEESQTSYDSNGRSYGKGRGFISHNNNCNTWDSKGSENVKNGQSNTDQLWQSNTDQLWQSDTDDYKLTSNVENDGEGGGKGGEEGEKGGEEGGKGGEGGRGRGRGRGKGRGKGEGGKAGRGVGRGRGGFKNRDGNDNNDYRRNNYEDDADAGNQNDQDGKPKKIFPIQGNSGTEVPQKPRERYIPPDLPSDEKTLFKSGVEMGINFDKYDFIGVKVTGEDPPLPIESFENIGLRSIVLQNIKKSGYTKPTPIQKNALPIIMSGRDLMACAQTGSGKTAAFAIPIIHLLLQRSAPLGLSSSYCEPQAVIIAPTRELTIQIWQEIVKFSYSSFLKTSVAYGGTSVIHQGGKLSAGCHVLVATPGRLLDFVERKRIKFSSVQFLVLDEADRMLDMGFLPNIEKIVDHETMPTIKRQTLMFSATFPDEVQHLAKRFLNNYLFVAVGTIGGACADVEQNFYEVARGKKKDLLKEILQREYDAGTLRGTLVFVEMKKKADFIAVFLSESNFPTTSIHGDRLQRQREEALADFKSGKMFVLVATAVAARGLDIKNISHVINYDLPKGIDEYVHRIGRTGRVGNRGRATSFFEPDDDAPLRDDLIKILKQAEQPVPNWLYGGSANRSYMPGRGTSRYGGADIREVCNF; encoded by the exons ATGGAGTATGAATGGTCTGAAGAATCTCAAACTTCT taTGACAGTAATGGACGTAGTTATGGAAAAGGACGAGGCTTTATATCACATAACAATAATTGTAATACTTGGGATTCTAAAGGCTCAGAAAATGTCAAGAATGGGCAATCTAATACTGACCAACTTTGGCAATCTAATACTGACCAACTTTGGCAATCTGATACTGATGATTACAAATTAACCAGTAATGTAGAAAACGAcggagaaggaggaggaaaaggtggagaagaaggagaaaaaggcggagaagaaggaggaaaagGTGGAGAAGGAGGCAGAGGTAGAGGCAGAGGCAGAGGGAAAGGCAGAGGCAAAGGAGAAGGAGGAAAGGCAGGAAGGGGAGTTGGTCGAGGAAGAGGTGGATTTAAAAATAGGGATggaaatgataataatgattacagaagaaataattatgaagATGATGCTGATGCTGGTAATCAGAATGACCAAGATGGTAAAccaaaaaaaatatttcctatacAAGGCAATTCTGGTACAGAAGTGCCACAGAAACCTAGAGAACGGTACATTCCACCAGACTTACCCAGTGATGAAAAAACCTTATTCAAAAGTGGTGTTGAAATGggtataaattttgataagtATGACTTTATTGGTGTTAAAGTAACTGGAGAGGATCCACCTCTGCCAATAGaatcttttgaaaatattggCCTTAGATCCattgttttacaaaatataaaaaagtctGGATACACAAAACCTACTCCAATACAGAAGAATGCCCTTCCAATTATAATGAGTGGTCGAGATTTAATGGCTTGTGCACAAACAGGTTCAGGAAAAACTGCTGCATTTGCAATTCCCATTATACATTTGTTATTACAAAGAAGTGCTCCTCTAGGGTTATCCTCGTCATACTGTGAACCACAAGCTGTTATCATAGCACCTACTCGAGAACTTACTATACAAATATGGCAGGAGATTGTTAAGTTTTCATACAGTTCATTTTTAAAGACTTCAGTTGCATATGGTGGAACATCTGTTATTCACCAAGGGGGAAAGCTTTCTGCAGGTTGTCATGTACTTGTAGCAACACCTGGAAGGTTATTAGATTttgtagaaagaaaaagaattaagtTTTCTTCCGTACAGTTTCTTGTATTGGATGAAGCTGATCGTATGTTAGACATGGGGTTTTTACCTAATATTGAAAAGATTGTAGATCATGAGACAATGCCCACAATTAAGAGGCAAACATTAATGTTTTCTGCCACCTTTCCTGATGAAGTACAGCATTTGGCAAAAAGATTTCTAAACAATTATTTGTTCGTCGCAGTTGGTACCATAGGTGGAGCTTGTGCAGATgtggaacaaaatttttacgaaGTTGCCAGGGGTAAGAAGAAAGACTTacttaaagaaattttacaaagagAATACGATGCTGGTACATTACGAGGTACTTTGGTGTTTGTTGAAATGAAGAAGAAGGCAGACTTTATTGCAGTTTTCTTGTCTGAGAGTAATTTTCCTACTACCAGTATTCATGGCGACAGATTACAGAGACAAAGAGAAGAAGCATTAGCTGATTTTAAAAGTGGGAAGATGTTTGTTTTGGTAGCTACAGCTGTTGCTGCTAGAGGTTTAGACATAAAGAATATATCACATGTTATAAACTATGATTTACCAAAGGGAATCGATGAATATGTTCATCGAATTGGAAGAACCGGTCGTGTAGGAAACCGAGGAAGAGCGACTTCCTTTTTCGAACCAGACGATGATGCACCACTACGTGACgatcttattaaaatattgaaacaagcAGAACAACCTGTTCCAAATTGGTTGTACGGTGGAAGTGCGAACAGAAGCTATATGCCAGGAAGAGGCACAAGCAGATATGGAGGTGCAGACATTAGAGAGGTgtgtaacttttaa